In Thermoplasmatales archaeon, the genomic stretch ATTGCCTGATGCAAGGCCTCTCTATCTTTTGGAGACATCTTATCAAGTTCATCAACACAAGCAATTCCAAGGTCAGCCAAAACAAGAGCACCCGCTTCCAGTGTCCAGTTTCCTTCACCAAATTCATCGCTTTTTACAGCACTCGCGGTTAGCCCTGCTGCACTGCTTGACTTTCCAGAAGTATATATGCTACGGGGTGCAAGTTCGGAAATATAGCGCAACAGCTGGCTTTTTGCAGTACCAGGATCACCAACAAGCAGGACATGTATATCTCCTCTTATTCTCGTACCGTCGGGCATTATCTTTGGCACACCTCCAAAAAGTTGTAGAGCAAGTGCCTCCTTTTCAATCTCCAAACTGTAGATTGTGGGGGCGATAGATGCGACTATTTTTTGTACAAGCAATGGATCTTTACTCACTTCTATTATGCGTTTCTCATCTTCCTCACTTATCTGAATTTCCTCAAATGCTTGCTCCTTTATTTCAATACTGTTTGCATCCATTACTCTGTTAAATTCTGAAAATTTTATCCTCCCGCTTCTCCTCGCCTGCACCCTTAAAATACCATTCACACTTATCCTGTCACCAGGCACAATCTGCCCCACTAAATCATCATCAAGATATACAACAAGCCTCATCGGTTGAGCTCCCCCTCTAAGTCCCTCAGGGCTTTCCTGAAGCTCTATTTTCTGGGCATCTATAAAGCGGGATTTCTCGGTTAAAAGCTTAAAAGATGATTTCCTTCCACATCCTCCCTGGTCTTTATAGCATTCTAATGGCTCAATAACAATATTTTCCTCCTGTGGAACCTTTATTATTGCCCCACATTTCTGGCATTGAAAAACAGCATCTTCAAGTTTTGGTCTAACTTCAGTAACTTTTTTAACAAGTCCATCAACAGATATAAATTTTCCAAGATGCTGTGCCCTTAAATTTCTTATTTCTATTTTTTTTGTTTCGGGAAGATTTTTTACTCTGAAATGAAGTTTTGCCTCCCCTATTATATCAATTCTTCTGAGAGATTCTTCCGCACAATAAATGCTTCTGTAAGGATTTTCAAGTAAATATTCAGCGAGTTCAGGCTCGTATTTATCAATTTTCCAATAATCAAGTATCAAGCTTTTCTTATCTGGATAGTGAAGAGATGCTTCTTCTATTTCTTCTTTATAGTAATCATAAAAAAACCTTTCCCATTTCTCGATTAAACTTTCTAAGTTTGTTATAGCCACAAAATTAAAACAATTATGCTTATAAATGTTTATGCCCAGAATCTTTTTGTCCTAGCATAAGTAATTTCTGCCTTCAAAATTTCTTTAAGCAATTCATCTCCATCTTTCTGCATTGCGAGTATTCTGCTTGCTGTATCCGCCCCAATTCCATAGCCAGCCATTACAAGAATTGCTTTTTTTCCATATTCCGCAACAAGTGATGCATTCTTAACCAGAGATTTTTTATCTTTTAAATCTTTTTTTACAACCGCAATCATTTTTGACGAGCATTTTGGGCAAATTGCTGGGCAGCGATAAACTCTTGTTTCAAAATAATTTGAGCAATTAAGACAAAAAATTTTTATCCTTGTTTCTTCAAGTCTTTTCTTCAGTGCTTCAAGTGTTAATTTATCAACAAATGGTTTTATAAATCCCTTCCTCGCTATCTCGCTATTCATTGTTATTGGTGACAAATCCTGAATAACTATTTTTATCTCCCCATTTCTTATCATTTCAAGGGCTTTTTCAGTGTTTTCTATATCCATCCTGTCCCATATTGTTTTATCTATCACCTCTTTCATAAAAGGAGTTCTATCGAAAATATCAATTAATTTTTCAATGAAAATTTTATCATAACTTGCATCTTTTTCAATTAATCCGAATTTTCTCGCAACCTTTACTATTTCCCATTTTATAAATGAGCTATTTTTTAAAATTATTCTAACAAAAGATTCAATGCTTTGTGGAGGAATTTTTAAAATAATTTCCTTTATTTCTTCCCCACTCATTCTGCAATTTTTAAAATATATTCGATATGCATTGCTCCCTGTTGTTACAAATTCCCCTCTCTTCTGGGATATTAATGCACCAATTATCTTGCTTAAAGTTTCATTGACTTTTGTTCCAAAATGCGTATTTATATAAATCTCACTTCCTTCTTTTTCTACTGTTATTATTCTATCATTTGGCACAAAAAAACCATTACTTTTTTGTCTCTCAATTTCTTCCTCAACAATTTTATCTTTTATAACGCCATCCTCCGCAAGCCTGCGCAACTTTCCTACCTCCATTGCTATTTCAAAAGGGACAGGTATCTCCTCGCCAGTCCAGTCTGGAACTATATCTGTTTTTGAAGATGGTGTTACATAAATATCTTTTTCTATATTTACCACTTCCCATGCCCTTCCCTTCATTATAAATCTGAAGCCAATGCAACAATAATTACTCACAAAGCTTTCATCAAGTTTTCCAATCCTCTTGTGTGAAGAAGCATCTATAACATCATAACTTTTTTCATCTGGAATCATTGATATATTGTCGAGAAAATAAAATAGGGATTTTTTTCTTCTCTTTAAATAACCTTCTCTATATACTATTATACCCTGCCTTGCTAATTGATTTAAAACATCCACAAATAATTCCTTACCTAATTCTTTGAATGGATATGCTCTCTTTATTATTTCGTAAGCCTTTTCTTCAGATATAATTCCATACTCCACAGTCATTGCTATTATTTGGTTTGCTAAAACTATTAGAGGATTTTTCCTTATCTTTATTTTCTCTATTCTATTTTCAATTGCTCTTTTTGAAATTACAATTGCCTCTTCATATTCCTCACTATTTGTTGCAATAATTTTTCCCCTCGAAATTCTTCCAACGCCATGACCACTTCTTCCAACTCTCTGCAAAATTCTTGTTACTTGGCGGGGTGAATTATATTGTATTACAAAGTCTGCATGCCCTATATCTATACCAAGTTCAAGCGAGGAAGTGCATACAAGCGATTTTATCTCACCATTCTTGAATTTTTCCTCAGCTTCTATTCTTGCTTCTTTTGAGAGAGAACCATGGTGTATTTCTATATTTGCTCCTATTTCACGAAGCATTGATGTTAGCATTTCTGCGGTATCGCGTGTATTTACAAATAAAAGGGTTGCTTTATGAGATTCTATCTCCTCTTTGATTCTTTTCAGAAGAGGGGTGAAATTCTTTTCAAGAAAATTTATTTCGGGCATCTCAACATTTATCTCAATTTTCTTTTCCTCGGTTGCATTTATTATCTCACATTCTTCACCACAAAAAATTTTTGCAATTTCCTCAGGATTTCCAACTGTTGCAGAAATTGCAATTCTTTGAAAATCATTGGCTATCTCTTTCAATCTTTCAAGGGCGACGGCGAGTTGCGCCCCCCTTTCATCAATTAGTTCATGCACTTCATCTATTATTACCCATCTAACATTTTTTAGTTTTTCCCTGAGTTTTTTACTTATAAGAAGAATTTGAAAGGTTTCCGGAGTTGTAATAAGCATATCTGGTGGCTTTATTCTCTGTAATCTTCTCTCGCTGGGAGTGGTATCTCCATGGCGAACAGCTATCTTTATTCCCAGCTTTTTACTCCATAAAATTGTTCTTTTCAGCAAATCTCGATTAAGAGCTCTCAATGGGGTGATATAAATAATGCTTATTCCTTCTCTTTGTTCTTTTGTTAATAAATGAAATACAGGAAGCAAAGCTGCTTCTGTTTTCCCCAAGCCAGTTGGAGCTATTATAAGACAATCTCTACCTTTTAGTATCTCAGGAATTGCTCTTATCTGGGGTAATGTCAATTTTTTGAATCCAAGTTCTTTCATTCCTTCAATTATCTTTTCATCGAGCACAATAATTAGAACATAATTTATTTATATAATTTGAGATAAATTTTTAAAATAAAGCCTTCCCAAAAATTCTAAATATCAAAAATATTTATCCTTATGGGCTATGAAATATTTGAAGTAACTAAGGAAAATGAAAAAATATTTGATGAGTTGGCAAAAGATGATATTGTAAGCAGACAGAGCATATGGAAAAGAGATGCAAAATCTCTTGGTATAGAAGGGAACTCAATTTTTATCAAGATAGAGGGAAGCGAGGAAGCAATAAAGAGGGCGGAGGAAATATTGAAAGACAAGGTAAAGAAGATAGAAGGAGAAAGAAAGGAAGAAATAAATAAAAAATTTGTTGAAGACGAAGAGAGCGCAAGTGCGGGCATGGGATTTATTTTTGGTTAAACCTCATTAAATAGGTAAGGGTCAAGAACCTTTATTTTATCCATATATTCATCTGGGTAAATTGCATGCATTGTCGCTGAAACACTGCTGAGCAATGAGTTTCCATCCTGAGGAGTAAAACAGAAACCAAATACCTCGTTTCCATCCTTTACCTTTATAGTAGGTAAAACCAATACTGTTTGATTTAATATTCTTCCATAATGACCATGGTCCCTTCCAAATGAAAAAACAAGATTTGATAATTTTTTATGGGTAACAGCAACTCTTGGGTTGTCAATGAATTTTCTTTTTATTTCTTCTTCATTCGTCTTTTTACTCAACTTTATATCAAACCATATAGCATGCATATATTGAGTATTTATTTTTAAAGCGGAAGAAAAAACATCTAAATTGTAGCCGATAGTGTTAAATAAATACCAAACATCCCTTGCATGATGTGTTCCAAATTTCTCATCTTTATGTTCGCTTACCGAAGGGGCTGGTATAAAATCTTCTTCCTGAGATATATCACTTGCTCTCCTTATGCATACAAATCTTCCAGATAAAAAATTATTTTTATTTTCATCAAAAGCGACACATTTTATAGCCACAGCAATGTTGTGAGTATTGCAACTTACAATATGTATATATTTATCATCCCTAATTGCTTCATCATTTATCCCATATGCATATGGTTTTCCAAAGCCAAATTCCGAGCCCTGTGCAAGAAATGCCTTTATCTTGTTTTCATATTTTTTATAATATTTCTCCTTATTTTTTAAACCCCATCCTTTTGGTGAGCAATCAATTACAACAGTTGCTCTTGCAATAGCTTCTTCATCAGTATATGTTGGCTCAATCCCCATTTCTCGAAATTCCT encodes the following:
- a CDS encoding minichromosome maintenance protein MCM; its protein translation is MTNLESLIEKWERFFYDYYKEEIEEASLHYPDKKSLILDYWKIDKYEPELAEYLLENPYRSIYCAEESLRRIDIIGEAKLHFRVKNLPETKKIEIRNLRAQHLGKFISVDGLVKKVTEVRPKLEDAVFQCQKCGAIIKVPQEENIVIEPLECYKDQGGCGRKSSFKLLTEKSRFIDAQKIELQESPEGLRGGAQPMRLVVYLDDDLVGQIVPGDRISVNGILRVQARRSGRIKFSEFNRVMDANSIEIKEQAFEEIQISEEDEKRIIEVSKDPLLVQKIVASIAPTIYSLEIEKEALALQLFGGVPKIMPDGTRIRGDIHVLLVGDPGTAKSQLLRYISELAPRSIYTSGKSSSAAGLTASAVKSDEFGEGNWTLEAGALVLADLGIACVDELDKMSPKDREALHQAMEQQEISVAKAGINATLKARCALLGAANPKLGRFDEAIPVADQINIPPTLLSRFDLIFPLTDKPDRTRDEEMATHILEAHKYGERLQKEKNLEIEKMKPFFEPEFLRKYVAYAKRNVFPEMTVEAMEKIKKYYVEMRGKSREVIPFTPRQLEAFIRIAEASARMRLSNVVTEEDAERAIRIVEYFLTKVGLEEEFEMFNIDRIETGISKGQKDKMVILTDLIRDICRESGSAASVEEIVFRASEYGMNRETVENLIAKMRREGIIYEPKNGRYRITNE
- a CDS encoding DEAD/DEAH box helicase — protein: MLDEKIIEGMKELGFKKLTLPQIRAIPEILKGRDCLIIAPTGLGKTEAALLPVFHLLTKEQREGISIIYITPLRALNRDLLKRTILWSKKLGIKIAVRHGDTTPSERRLQRIKPPDMLITTPETFQILLISKKLREKLKNVRWVIIDEVHELIDERGAQLAVALERLKEIANDFQRIAISATVGNPEEIAKIFCGEECEIINATEEKKIEINVEMPEINFLEKNFTPLLKRIKEEIESHKATLLFVNTRDTAEMLTSMLREIGANIEIHHGSLSKEARIEAEEKFKNGEIKSLVCTSSLELGIDIGHADFVIQYNSPRQVTRILQRVGRSGHGVGRISRGKIIATNSEEYEEAIVISKRAIENRIEKIKIRKNPLIVLANQIIAMTVEYGIISEEKAYEIIKRAYPFKELGKELFVDVLNQLARQGIIVYREGYLKRRKKSLFYFLDNISMIPDEKSYDVIDASSHKRIGKLDESFVSNYCCIGFRFIMKGRAWEVVNIEKDIYVTPSSKTDIVPDWTGEEIPVPFEIAMEVGKLRRLAEDGVIKDKIVEEEIERQKSNGFFVPNDRIITVEKEGSEIYINTHFGTKVNETLSKIIGALISQKRGEFVTTGSNAYRIYFKNCRMSGEEIKEIILKIPPQSIESFVRIILKNSSFIKWEIVKVARKFGLIEKDASYDKIFIEKLIDIFDRTPFMKEVIDKTIWDRMDIENTEKALEMIRNGEIKIVIQDLSPITMNSEIARKGFIKPFVDKLTLEALKKRLEETRIKIFCLNCSNYFETRVYRCPAICPKCSSKMIAVVKKDLKDKKSLVKNASLVAEYGKKAILVMAGYGIGADTASRILAMQKDGDELLKEILKAEITYARTKRFWA